One Nycticebus coucang isolate mNycCou1 chromosome 7, mNycCou1.pri, whole genome shotgun sequence genomic window, ggaggctgaggcaagagaattgcgtaagcccaagagttagaggttgctgtgagccgtgtgacgccacagcactctactgagggcggtacagtgagactctgtctctacaaaaaaaaaaaaaaaatccaaaaaatgtCTTAAACCAGCCTTGACCAGGGGCATGAAGCCCATGCTCAGTCCCTCAACATTCTCAAGCCACTGGTTCAAGGCAAAGACATGTCTGGCAGTGGAGCTGACACTTCTACGGATAAGGAATGTGGAAAAGGTCAGGAGGGCAAAGCCAACTGCCAAACCAAAGCATGGGGAATTCATTTTGCAGATTGGACTTCAGCACCACACTGAGACAATCGAAGAGCTTCGTTTCTTCATGCATTTGTTTATTCAGTAGTGAACTTCTACAATGTCTGCAGCACAGCAACCACTGGCATTCCTTCCAGGGACTGGTATCTGaaccttcattttttattttattttagagacagagtctcactgagttgccctggggttaagtgccatgatgtctttttattttattttattatttatttatttgtttattttaagagagagtctcacttggtcaccctcagtagactgccatggcgtcttagctcacagcaacctcaaactcttgggttcaagcctcttgcttctgcctcctaactagctgggactacaggcaccaccaccacacctggctactttttagagatagggtctagctcttgctcagaatggtcttgaactcatgagctcaggcaatccacctgcctcagcctcccaagggctaggattacaggcatgagccaccacacccagctatcttctcattttaaataagtttattttttaaaaaagatgcttGACTTGAGAACTATCTAGGATTCggtttttttggcagtttttggccagggctgggtttgaacccgccacctccagcacatggggccagcaccccactcctttgagccataggcgccacccggaTTCATTTTCTTTAGAGTAATTTATCCCTACCTAAAGACAGATTGCCCTATACATAACAGCTACAtacaaaaaagttataaaatttttcttggttttcttttttttttttttctttgagacagagtctcactacatctccctgggtagagtgctgtgacatcacagctcacagcaacctcaaactcttgggcttaagccattctcttgcctcagcctcccaagtagttgggactacaggtgcccgccacaaatacctggctattttttggttgcagttgtcattgttgcttagctggcccaggccaggttcaaaccctccacccttggtgcatgtggctggtgccgaaaccactgtgctacaggcattgagccaaattttccttgcttttacaatgataaataaaaaacGTTAAAATTCTCCAATTGAACATGACTATGCAAGGTTTttcatgttgttgttgttttatttaaacAGTGAGAGCAAAATAACTTACTGGAATATAAAGATAAGAGTAGACGAGCTTGCCGCTAATGGAGAAAGCGGGTATTGTCACAGAACCGGTATTTTTCCCCATCCCATCTCCACCTGCTTTCAATTAAAACGTATCATTGGCcattttgttaaaatgtaataTGCCTGTGCACATACACCAGTCACTTtcggtttttttttgtttgttttgttttttgagacagagcctcaagctgacaccctgggtagagtgctgtgccatcacagctcacagcaacctctaactcctgggctctgcctcccaagtagctggaactacaagtgcccaccacaatgcccgccaagtttttggttgcagccatcattgttgtttggcaggcccgggctggattcgaacctgccagctcaagtgtatgtggctggggccttagccgcttgagccactggcaccaagCCACCAGTCACTTTCTGTACAATAAAGGAATAGGGAAGgggaaaatgaaagaacagagaaaactaTACTCTAATGGTCAGAAAGTGCTGGAACCAAATTGCAGTTTTCTAACTGAGAATATAATCCTCAATTGCAATGTAAGAACAGAGTTCTGGAGTAAAGTAGCGGGTTCCCTCTTTAATAGACACCTTCTGCCTGCTGTTGGACCACATCAATTATATCTCATCCTCCATTTCCAACTGTGCAGGCATATCTGTTTCATTAATTGGTTGCCCATCAAATCAGAATCTGATCTGCCTCACTGACAAACCCTGTCATTCACAATAGACTTTCATTAGTTTGCTAAGTGGTATATGCCTCTTAATCTTAAACTTGCACCACAGAATCATCCTGTCTCGTCACCTTCAAATTAATATGATTGTTGTTCTCTGTCTTAATTCCTTCCTTAGGCTTTTTGCCCACCGTGGCAAGCACTAGAGTCTCCTCGGCTGCCTCTTCACAAAAGAGGTACCACCTCCTTACTGGGCACCGCCAGGAGGGGCAGAAAAAGGAGGCAGCAGCAGTGGATGAGGGAGCAGGCCCTGTCATTTCTTCTTAAGGgaactgaccacctccccactcAGCCAGAGGCAGTCGTCCATTTCATCCACCAGGTGACAGTGAAGCACGTGACCACATCAGGGCAATCAGACCTAAAGACCCGACTCCGGGACATCTGTTGCAGCAGCTGGGAGCCATTCTTTCTCTTCCACTGCCAATGACGCAGCTTAAAGCTGCTCCTTCTATCATGTGGAAACTAAATTTAGCGCCAACCCAGAGGAAGCTGAGCTAAGAGGATGGTCCAGATGGATCCCCCAAGCCCTGAACCCCGCTGTGCCTCCAACTCCACACTGTAAAGTTCCATGAGGAACAGCTTCTCTCCTTtacttaagaaaaattaattattttgagtTGAATTTCTGCCACTTGATTCCAAAGGAGCATTTCAAGAGGAGCCACAGAGGGTGGGTGTTacggactgaattgtgtccccataaaattcatatgttgaagctaaACCCTAAGCCCCCCGTACTTCCAGAATGTATTTGGGAGAAGGGCCTTTAGAcataatgaatatttaaaaaatgaggccATGAGTGTGGACCCTAATGCAATCTGCTCAGTGTCCttaagaagaggagattaggaaCAGACAACACCCAGACGGAGAGACACCGATGtgaggacacaatgagaaggCAGCCACCTGCAAGCCAACAAGAGAGTTGTGGGGACAAGAGTGACTTCATGGGGTGGAGTCTTCAGATCTTCAGACGGCTGGTGCACCGATCCTCGAacatcctcctgcttcaatcaTGGCTTGTGGTCTGGTTGCCAGCAACCTGAATCTCAAACCTGGGGAGTGCCTCAGAGTACGGGGCGAGGTGGCCCCCGACACCAAGAGCTTTGTGCTGAACCTGGGCAAAGACAGCAACAACCTGTGCCTGCATTTCAACCCCCGCTTTGATGCCCACGGGGATGCCAATACTATCGTGTGCAACAGCAAAGACGGCGGGGCCTGGGGAGCTGGGCAGCGGGAGGCTGCCTTTCCCTTCCAGCCTGGAAGTGTCGTGGAGGTGTGCATCAACTTTGACCAGGCAGACCTGACCGTCAAGCTGCCAGATGGTTACACTTTCAAGTTCCCTAACCGCTTCAACCTGGAGGCCATCAACTACATGGCAGCTGATGGTGACTTCAAGATCAAGTGTGTGGCCTTTGATTGAAGTCAGCTGGCCTGTGACCCCCAATAAAGGCAGCTGCCTCTGctcttcctgaaaaaaaaaaaaaaaagagtgacttcATATTTAAATGCTAACCTGCCTAACCCTAAGTCCAGGAATACCTCCAAAACGTATGACTCTTTCTGTAGGAAAACCTGCTCGCCCTAAGCTTCATCTTTCCTCCAAAACCAACCTTGATAGTGCTGCGCTGTCATGTCAGCAGCATTCTCTCAGCCACCTACACATTCTCCCCAAAGCACATGTACTTTTCCACCAGATACAAGACCTGGGTCTGGGAGATCGCGGTGCAGAGATCTACTTGTCGTAAGGCCCCCCAACACCGTGCTTCTGTCCTGAATTCCCCCTGATAATCATCCTATCCTGACGAACCGGACTTGTCTGCCTCCTCCTAAGTTTTCTCCACTCCTCCAGCATCTGGGGTTGCTTTGCATATCCAGGCCTTTCGCAGaacagaggcctcagaagaaaccaaagctGCCAGCACCTCGGATATCCACTTGCCAGAACTGTGTTTCAGCCACTCAGACTGTGTGGGTCTGTGATATTCTATGGCAAAAGTTCAAGCAGACTAACACGGGGGTGCAGGGAGGGCAGGTTTTCTATGAGAAAGATGGGGTGACTGAATAGGGTGAGGATATGAAAGAGGTGAGTCAGGTGGAGAAAGCCATGGTAGTCATTGATGGGAAGAGGTGAAGCCTGAGCTAAGGAGGAGGCAGAATGATCAAGAGACACAGGGCCGGGCGCGATGGttcacatgtgtaatcccagcactcaggagtccagccagagcaagagccagaccccatatctactaaagatagaaaaattagccagtatggtggtgggcacctgtagtcccagctactcaggag contains:
- the LOC128590247 gene encoding galectin-1-like; amino-acid sequence: MACGLVASNLNLKPGECLRVRGEVAPDTKSFVLNLGKDSNNLCLHFNPRFDAHGDANTIVCNSKDGGAWGAGQREAAFPFQPGSVVEVCINFDQADLTVKLPDGYTFKFPNRFNLEAINYMAADGDFKIKCVAFD